A region of Moorena producens PAL-8-15-08-1 DNA encodes the following proteins:
- a CDS encoding chromate transporter, with translation MSNEIDDIQPEQHNRSDAQLSPQQEGQRLKELALVFFKLGTIAFGGPAAHIAMMDDEVVKRRQWMSHEKLLDLLGVTNLLPGPNSTELAIHIGYERAGWRGLFVAGSCFILPAMVIVWIMAAIYARYQSVPQVEWLLYGIKPVIIAIVLRALWKLGKKAAKDIPTTVAGVAATIAFFLGTHEILLLLLVGAAVMLVKTLWRRGNNITGALLVPFSSLLAQTGVPSAASISSASVFLFFLKIGSVLYGSGYVLLAFLQQDLVERHQWLTSQQLIDAIAIGQVTPGPVFTTATFIGYLLNGNVGAIAATVGIFLPAFMLVGIINPWVPKLRQSPWASGFLDGVNAASLGLMTGVTYILARTALVDWLTVIVAIASAVLVFRFKVNSLWLVLIGGIIGLISQLFQLSIGF, from the coding sequence GTGTCTAACGAAATAGACGATATTCAGCCTGAGCAACACAACCGTTCTGACGCTCAACTGTCCCCACAACAAGAGGGGCAACGACTAAAAGAATTAGCACTAGTCTTTTTTAAATTGGGGACAATTGCCTTTGGTGGCCCAGCTGCTCACATTGCCATGATGGATGATGAAGTAGTGAAGCGACGACAGTGGATGAGTCATGAGAAGCTGCTGGATCTACTGGGCGTTACCAATCTTCTTCCAGGTCCTAACTCTACAGAATTAGCCATTCACATCGGTTATGAGCGAGCAGGATGGCGAGGACTGTTTGTTGCTGGTTCTTGTTTTATCTTGCCAGCAATGGTGATTGTCTGGATAATGGCAGCAATTTATGCCCGTTACCAGAGTGTGCCCCAGGTAGAGTGGCTCCTCTATGGTATCAAACCAGTTATCATCGCTATTGTTTTACGAGCGTTATGGAAGTTGGGGAAAAAAGCAGCAAAAGATATTCCCACCACAGTAGCAGGAGTTGCAGCTACTATCGCTTTCTTCTTAGGTACCCATGAAATTCTATTACTGCTGTTGGTCGGAGCTGCAGTAATGCTAGTCAAAACCCTGTGGCGTAGAGGAAATAACATCACAGGTGCTTTACTTGTGCCTTTCTCTAGTCTTTTAGCCCAGACCGGTGTACCATCCGCCGCTTCTATATCTTCTGCTAGTGTCTTCCTATTCTTCCTAAAAATTGGCTCCGTTCTTTACGGTAGTGGCTATGTACTGCTGGCATTTCTACAACAAGATTTAGTAGAGCGCCACCAATGGCTGACTTCTCAACAACTGATTGATGCGATCGCAATCGGTCAAGTCACTCCCGGTCCTGTGTTTACCACTGCTACCTTCATTGGCTATCTCCTGAATGGTAATGTTGGCGCAATCGCTGCCACCGTTGGAATCTTCTTGCCTGCCTTTATGTTAGTAGGAATCATCAATCCTTGGGTGCCCAAGCTACGCCAATCCCCCTGGGCAAGTGGATTCCTCGACGGGGTTAATGCGGCTTCCTTAGGACTGATGACAGGAGTAACGTATATTTTAGCACGTACTGCTTTAGTGGATTGGTTAACCGTTATAGTGGCAATAGCTAGTGCAGTGCTGGTATTTCGATTTAAGGTAAATTCCCTATGGTTAGTGTTAATCGGGGGAATTATAGGATTGATTTCACAATTATTCCAGTTATCGATTGGGTTTTAG
- a CDS encoding pyridoxamine 5'-phosphate oxidase family protein, translating to MAKFYSEINQELREFIEEQKIFFTATAPDQGRINLSPKGINTFRCIDNKTVAYLDLTGSGNETSAHLLENGRMTIMFCSFTEKPLILRLYGHGQVIRPRDKEWEKFYYLFNSLAGERQIIVLNVESAQTSCGYGVPLYDLKGERETLIKWANKKGKQGIHDYWQAKNLESIDGLPTNLLED from the coding sequence ATGGCTAAGTTTTACTCAGAAATCAATCAAGAGTTAAGAGAGTTTATTGAAGAGCAAAAGATATTTTTTACAGCCACAGCTCCCGATCAAGGTCGGATTAACCTTTCCCCTAAAGGGATAAACACCTTTCGGTGTATTGATAATAAAACAGTAGCGTATCTAGATTTAACCGGTAGCGGTAACGAGACATCTGCTCATTTGCTAGAAAATGGCAGAATGACAATTATGTTTTGTAGCTTCACTGAAAAGCCATTAATTCTCCGCCTTTATGGTCACGGTCAGGTAATTCGACCTAGGGATAAGGAATGGGAAAAATTTTACTACCTATTCAATAGCCTAGCAGGGGAAAGACAGATTATTGTATTGAATGTAGAATCTGCCCAAACCTCCTGTGGTTATGGTGTACCTTTGTATGACTTAAAAGGAGAGAGGGAAACTCTAATCAAGTGGGCGAATAAGAAGGGAAAACAGGGAATTCACGACTATTGGCAAGCTAAGAATCTTGAGAGTATAGATGGGCTACCGACTAATCTTTTAGAAGATTAA
- a CDS encoding SulP family inorganic anion transporter, whose amino-acid sequence MQFVNGLHFRNLRGDVFGGLTAAIVALPLALAFGVSSGAGAIHGLYGAIFVGLFAALFGGTPSQISGPTGPMTVVMTTVFTALVAKNPENGLAMAFTVVMLGGIFQILFGVLRLGKYITLMPYTVISGFMSGIGVIILLLQIGPFFGHPSSGNVVESVSNFPTFVANPHFAATGLAILTLVIMFGSPRKLSRLIPSPLLALIVCTLISVVFFPDLPDSELRRIGEIPTGLPKLQLPVFDFRQLKEMLGYGLMLATLGAIDSLLTSMVADNITRTQHDSDRELIGQGIGNTIAGLFGGLPGAGATMRTVINVKAGGQTPLSGMIHALVLLEVVLGAGSLTEKIPHAVLAGILIKVGIDIIDWSFLKRAHQVSLKAAALMYLVLFMTVFVDLITAVAVGVFIANLLTVKNLTDLQINQIKEITAPDDGEKSLSYEEKQLLKQARGRIFLFRLGGPMSFGAAKGISQRMVMVEKYDVLILDLSDVPLLGVTASLAIETMVKEARDKGRDVFIVGATGRVKERLEKLKILELLPAQNRVSDRIEALERATALITGKSHINIAITRENPIGLNSAAASLDQTKK is encoded by the coding sequence ATGCAATTTGTGAATGGTTTACATTTCCGTAATTTGCGCGGTGATGTCTTTGGCGGCCTGACTGCTGCCATTGTTGCACTACCATTAGCCCTAGCCTTTGGAGTATCCTCCGGTGCTGGGGCAATTCATGGTCTTTACGGCGCTATTTTTGTTGGTCTGTTTGCCGCTCTGTTTGGCGGTACTCCCTCTCAGATTTCTGGTCCCACTGGCCCGATGACCGTAGTGATGACAACGGTGTTTACGGCGCTAGTTGCTAAAAACCCAGAGAATGGTCTAGCCATGGCATTTACTGTTGTCATGCTAGGGGGGATATTTCAAATCTTATTTGGGGTGTTGCGGCTGGGTAAATATATTACCCTGATGCCCTACACAGTTATATCTGGCTTTATGTCAGGGATTGGTGTGATCATTCTGTTGTTACAGATTGGTCCATTTTTCGGGCATCCTAGTTCTGGGAATGTGGTGGAATCTGTCAGCAATTTTCCTACCTTTGTGGCTAATCCCCATTTTGCCGCTACCGGTCTAGCAATCCTGACTCTGGTGATTATGTTTGGATCACCTAGGAAGCTGAGTCGATTAATTCCATCCCCCTTGCTAGCACTGATAGTCTGTACGTTGATATCGGTTGTCTTTTTCCCAGACCTGCCAGACAGCGAGCTCAGACGGATTGGAGAAATCCCCACAGGCTTACCCAAGCTACAGTTGCCAGTCTTTGATTTCAGGCAGCTCAAAGAGATGCTTGGCTATGGTCTAATGTTAGCCACCTTGGGAGCTATCGACTCTCTGTTAACGTCCATGGTTGCTGATAATATTACCCGTACCCAGCACGACTCTGACCGAGAATTAATTGGTCAGGGTATCGGTAATACGATTGCTGGCTTGTTTGGTGGGCTCCCTGGTGCTGGTGCTACCATGCGGACGGTAATCAATGTTAAGGCTGGTGGTCAAACCCCCCTTTCAGGCATGATTCATGCCCTAGTGCTGCTAGAAGTTGTTTTGGGGGCAGGAAGCCTGACTGAAAAAATTCCCCATGCTGTACTGGCGGGCATCTTGATTAAAGTAGGCATCGATATTATTGACTGGAGCTTCCTCAAACGAGCTCATCAAGTCTCCCTCAAGGCAGCAGCATTAATGTATTTAGTGTTATTCATGACTGTATTTGTTGACCTAATTACAGCCGTTGCCGTTGGGGTGTTCATTGCCAACCTGTTGACTGTCAAAAACCTCACTGACCTCCAAATTAATCAAATCAAGGAAATTACTGCTCCTGATGATGGTGAAAAGAGTTTGAGCTATGAAGAAAAACAACTTCTGAAACAGGCTCGTGGTCGAATTTTCCTATTCCGTCTCGGCGGACCAATGAGCTTTGGTGCAGCCAAGGGTATCTCTCAGCGGATGGTGATGGTAGAAAAGTATGATGTCCTGATTTTAGATCTCAGCGATGTTCCCTTGTTGGGAGTGACCGCTTCTTTAGCTATAGAGACTATGGTTAAGGAGGCTCGTGACAAAGGTCGTGATGTGTTTATCGTAGGTGCCACTGGTAGGGTGAAAGAAAGGCTGGAAAAGTTGAAAATCCTGGAACTATTACCAGCACAAAACCGCGTTAGCGATCGCATCGAGGCATTAGAGCGAGCAACTGCCCTGATTACCGGAAAATCACATATCAATATTGCTATAACCCGGGAAAATCCCATCGGGCTAAATAGCGCTGCCGCTAGTCTAGACCAAACTAAAAAATAA
- a CDS encoding N-acetylmuramoyl-L-alanine amidase, with translation MQKILSWAILASVITLPVLPVSAEQPLFLAYPPREHKTTAEKIFLIGTAAPTSQVLVNGRPIPRSQSGNFAPSFPLQLGENRFTLRYLNQEIQVTVTRLSTEPQLPQGLGFAKDSLTPAADIARLPGEQICFGAIASPRARVSVTLGNQQISLLPQSQDAQLPSNFAVLTGQNQPTPRAVINNYQGCAELSQAGNFGNPVFQLNLNGERVSQRGTGTVEILSPNRLEVIEVIEEAGVARTGPSTNYSRLTPLPKGTRAAVTGKEGDWLRLDYGAWIRQKETKVIPGATPPKSIIRSITSRQVPGATEILFPLEIPVPVSMQQSDKTFTLTLHNLTAQTDTIFLNDDPVIKRLDWYQVTPDRVEYNFRLKSEQQWGYDLRYEGTTLILSLRHPPNLSSRGRLGVSTQQLAGIKILLDPGHGGAETGASGPNGYPEKDVNLVVSKLLQKELVKRGATVYMTRETDKDVSLRDRMDMIHELEPTIALSIHYNALPDYGDAINTAGIGMFWYHTQAHDLSVFLHNYLVQKLRRPSYGVFWNNLALTRPHKAPSVLLELGFMINPVEFEWISNAREQRQLANAIADGITEWLATVE, from the coding sequence ATGCAAAAAATCCTGAGTTGGGCAATACTAGCTTCTGTGATTACATTACCTGTTTTACCTGTTTCGGCTGAGCAACCCCTTTTCCTGGCCTATCCCCCCCGTGAGCATAAAACTACTGCAGAGAAAATTTTCTTGATTGGTACTGCAGCCCCCACTTCACAGGTGTTGGTCAATGGTAGACCTATCCCCCGTAGCCAAAGTGGGAATTTTGCTCCTAGTTTCCCTCTGCAGCTGGGAGAAAATCGGTTTACCTTGCGCTATCTAAACCAGGAAATTCAAGTTACCGTAACCCGGCTGTCTACTGAACCACAGTTACCACAAGGTTTGGGATTTGCCAAAGATTCCCTGACCCCAGCAGCAGATATTGCTAGATTACCTGGAGAACAGATTTGTTTTGGTGCGATCGCATCCCCTCGTGCTAGGGTTTCTGTCACCCTGGGCAATCAACAGATTTCCTTACTCCCTCAATCCCAAGATGCCCAACTTCCCTCCAATTTTGCCGTATTGACTGGTCAAAACCAACCTACACCTCGTGCAGTCATTAATAACTACCAGGGATGCGCTGAGTTGTCACAAGCTGGTAATTTTGGCAACCCTGTGTTTCAACTAAATCTCAATGGCGAGAGAGTCAGTCAGCGGGGTACAGGTACAGTGGAAATTCTCTCTCCTAACCGCTTAGAGGTAATAGAGGTAATAGAAGAGGCTGGGGTTGCCCGCACCGGACCGAGTACTAACTATTCTCGCTTAACGCCTTTACCAAAGGGAACTAGAGCAGCAGTTACTGGTAAAGAAGGAGACTGGTTACGTCTTGATTATGGTGCTTGGATTCGCCAGAAGGAAACCAAGGTGATTCCCGGTGCAACTCCCCCGAAGTCGATTATTCGCAGTATCACCTCCCGACAGGTACCTGGAGCAACAGAAATTCTCTTTCCCCTAGAGATACCAGTACCAGTGAGTATGCAGCAGTCCGATAAAACCTTTACCCTAACGCTACATAATCTAACGGCTCAAACGGATACGATTTTCCTGAATGATGACCCAGTGATTAAGCGCCTAGACTGGTACCAAGTTACTCCAGACCGGGTGGAGTATAATTTTCGACTAAAATCTGAGCAGCAGTGGGGGTATGACTTAAGGTATGAAGGCACTACTCTAATTCTGTCTCTGAGACATCCACCCAACTTGAGCAGTAGAGGCAGACTGGGTGTATCGACTCAGCAGTTAGCAGGAATTAAGATACTGCTCGATCCCGGACATGGGGGAGCCGAAACAGGAGCTAGCGGACCGAATGGGTATCCCGAAAAGGATGTTAATTTAGTAGTCTCGAAACTGTTGCAAAAGGAATTGGTAAAACGGGGAGCAACGGTATATATGACACGGGAAACTGACAAGGATGTGTCATTACGAGACCGGATGGATATGATTCACGAACTAGAACCAACCATTGCCCTTTCTATCCATTACAATGCGTTACCAGATTATGGTGATGCCATTAATACTGCTGGGATCGGAATGTTTTGGTATCATACCCAAGCCCACGATTTATCAGTGTTTTTGCATAATTATTTAGTCCAAAAGCTCCGGCGTCCATCCTACGGAGTATTTTGGAATAATCTCGCCCTAACCCGTCCTCACAAAGCTCCTTCAGTGCTATTGGAATTGGGATTTATGATTAATCCGGTAGAGTTTGAATGGATTAGCAATGCCCGAGAACAAAGGCAATTGGCGAATGCGATCGCAGATGGGATTACTGAATGGTTGGCTACTGTGGAGTAA
- a CDS encoding methyltransferase domain-containing protein, with protein sequence MTQAAFDYNSEYFTSEIFDTNYQAIASTIVETYQPKRVAEFGCGPGHLTRELARLGVQVMAVDGYSEPDFSESSIEFHKLDLNDEVAIANRFSNQHFDLAISLEVAEHLEPETSPILISWMTSVAPIVVFSAAVPSQSGHGHINLHSRDYWHRLFTKHNFVVADRIREKLRQIPNVAPWYRYNIIDYLQAEHSQAPEILEVIDRLLASESAASTAYYEESTKMRLLQPYLNDPVVKWYFGLRQFTDSFFNKS encoded by the coding sequence ATGACTCAGGCTGCATTTGATTACAATTCCGAATATTTTACTAGTGAAATATTCGATACCAATTATCAAGCTATAGCGTCAACAATTGTTGAAACTTATCAACCAAAACGTGTGGCAGAATTTGGATGTGGTCCTGGGCATCTTACTAGAGAGCTGGCCAGATTGGGTGTACAGGTGATGGCTGTAGATGGTTATTCGGAACCTGATTTCTCAGAATCATCTATTGAATTTCACAAACTTGATCTAAATGACGAAGTAGCCATTGCTAATCGTTTCTCCAACCAGCATTTCGATCTTGCTATTTCTCTGGAAGTTGCTGAACACCTAGAACCTGAAACATCTCCAATACTAATCAGCTGGATGACTAGTGTTGCGCCAATCGTGGTATTTTCAGCAGCAGTTCCTAGTCAGAGCGGTCATGGACATATCAATCTTCATTCCAGAGATTACTGGCACCGTTTATTCACCAAGCATAATTTTGTGGTCGCAGATCGTATTCGCGAGAAACTTAGACAAATACCTAATGTCGCTCCTTGGTATCGTTACAATATTATCGATTATCTTCAGGCGGAGCATTCTCAAGCCCCAGAAATACTAGAAGTAATTGACCGTTTGCTTGCCTCTGAATCTGCTGCATCGACCGCATACTACGAAGAATCTACGAAAATGAGACTTCTACAGCCTTACTTAAATGACCCGGTCGTTAAATGGTATTTTGGGTTGCGACAGTTTACTGATAGTTTTTTTAACAAAAGCTAA
- a CDS encoding DUF433 domain-containing protein: MPVIEVKTYVEYRDNGYWIAGTRISLDSVVYTFRNGLSPESIVQSFPLLTLEQVYGAIAFYLANRDQIDAYLALEEEEFDAMAQPLQISDPSLFNKLISRLPNKQRLGVCHFFRKHMRYAHAARTAVSGQP; the protein is encoded by the coding sequence ATGCCAGTTATAGAAGTTAAAACCTATGTAGAGTATCGGGACAATGGTTACTGGATCGCAGGCACACGAATTTCTCTCGACTCGGTTGTGTATACTTTCCGCAACGGATTATCACCGGAAAGTATTGTTCAATCTTTCCCACTGTTGACCCTTGAACAAGTTTACGGAGCGATCGCTTTTTACTTAGCTAATCGTGATCAGATTGACGCTTACCTCGCTCTCGAAGAGGAAGAGTTTGATGCCATGGCTCAACCATTACAAATCTCTGATCCCTCTTTGTTTAACAAACTTATCTCACGATTACCCAACAAACAGAGGCTAGGAGTATGTCACTTTTTCCGTAAGCATATGCGCTACGCGCACGCTGCGCGAACAGCAGTCAGCGGTCAGCCGTGA
- a CDS encoding RNA-guided endonuclease InsQ/TnpB family protein: protein MYGCQQHLITTTPENQAVIEFICSEANKLTNCGLYYGRQMLFKNGKYLNNAELDKVMKSNVHFKAMRSACAQQTLHGVVESFKSYKALKKKYDKGQLTDKPRVPKYRKKGGLAIVSYPARWVKRCLGQLKFTLGKQVKAWFGIEHFLLPMPSNIDYKLIKEYRFVPRNGCFYLEFVYERENVEPIAPTNNVLGIDPGLSNWLTCVSNVGKSFIIDGKKVKSQNQWYNKRVAAIKKGKAQDYWDDQLASLTEKRNRQMRDNVNKVARFIVNWCQRNEVSTVVFGWNKRNKDSINIGKRNNQQFVQIPTAKLKNRIEQLCLEHGIKFVQTEESYTSKASFLDRDFLPVLGAKPEGWKPSGKRVKRGLYKSGKGALINADCNGACNILRKVATQLGFPLAEVGRADLNLPQRYKLDSLSRSYREASCSAVLTRVTTRLLESTRFQPVESSKLEQKTEINTEAF, encoded by the coding sequence ATGTACGGATGTCAGCAGCACTTAATAACTACAACGCCGGAGAATCAGGCAGTCATAGAGTTTATTTGCTCGGAGGCTAATAAGCTTACCAATTGCGGTTTGTATTACGGCCGTCAAATGTTATTCAAAAATGGCAAATACCTTAATAATGCCGAGTTGGACAAAGTCATGAAGAGTAACGTCCACTTTAAAGCCATGAGATCGGCATGTGCTCAGCAAACACTGCACGGAGTTGTTGAATCTTTTAAGTCTTACAAAGCCCTCAAGAAGAAGTACGACAAAGGGCAGTTGACAGACAAGCCTAGAGTTCCGAAATACCGGAAAAAGGGCGGCTTAGCTATCGTTAGTTATCCTGCTCGATGGGTGAAACGTTGTCTAGGCCAACTAAAATTTACTTTAGGAAAGCAGGTTAAAGCTTGGTTTGGAATTGAGCACTTCTTGCTTCCGATGCCATCCAATATCGATTACAAGTTGATAAAGGAATATCGATTTGTCCCTAGGAATGGCTGTTTTTATCTAGAGTTTGTGTACGAGAGAGAAAATGTTGAGCCAATCGCACCAACGAATAATGTTTTAGGTATTGATCCAGGTCTCAGTAACTGGCTAACTTGTGTCTCTAACGTAGGTAAGTCATTTATTATAGATGGCAAAAAAGTTAAATCTCAAAACCAGTGGTACAACAAACGTGTAGCTGCGATCAAGAAAGGGAAAGCCCAAGACTACTGGGATGATCAGTTAGCCTCTTTGACTGAAAAGCGCAACAGGCAGATGCGCGATAATGTGAATAAAGTAGCTAGGTTTATCGTCAACTGGTGTCAAAGGAATGAAGTTAGTACAGTCGTATTTGGATGGAACAAGCGGAACAAAGACAGTATTAACATTGGAAAAAGGAATAACCAGCAGTTCGTGCAAATTCCTACTGCTAAGTTGAAAAATAGAATTGAGCAGTTGTGCCTTGAACACGGTATCAAATTTGTTCAGACAGAGGAAAGTTATACCAGTAAAGCCAGCTTCTTAGATCGTGATTTTCTACCTGTACTTGGTGCGAAACCCGAGGGGTGGAAACCTAGCGGAAAAAGAGTAAAGCGTGGTCTTTATAAGTCAGGGAAAGGCGCATTAATTAACGCCGACTGCAATGGAGCTTGCAATATTCTTAGGAAAGTAGCGACACAGCTAGGGTTCCCCCTAGCCGAGGTCGGTAGAGCAGACTTGAACCTGCCACAACGATACAAATTGGACTCGTTATCTAGATCGTATCGTGAAGCGTCGTGCAGCGCGGTTTTAACCCGCGTAACGACACGACTCTTAGAATCCACGCGGTTTCAACCCGTGGAGAGTTCAAAACTGGAACAAAAAACTGAGATAAATACTGAGGCATTCTAG
- a CDS encoding NblA/ycf18 family protein has product MEKHQPIEFSLEQEFNLKVFETQIQNIDLDQAKNLLCELYRQMSIREIYFRNFVKHSLIGDPPPWSE; this is encoded by the coding sequence ATGGAAAAACATCAACCAATAGAATTTTCCCTAGAACAAGAATTCAATCTTAAGGTGTTTGAGACGCAAATTCAAAACATCGACCTTGACCAAGCCAAGAATCTTCTGTGCGAGCTCTATAGACAGATGTCAATTCGTGAAATTTATTTCAGGAATTTCGTTAAGCACAGTTTAATCGGAGATCCTCCACCTTGGAGTGAGTAA